One Photobacterium sp. TY1-4 genomic window carries:
- a CDS encoding PfkB family carbohydrate kinase, translating to MANIMLVANLNCDRVLTLDKPLSPGGRHHYQDGGRRLGGGGANTGLGLIWAGHQVALVSQVGKDDTADWLLAEASLQGLNCSLLHRHDVATPELLLVMTPDGERTIIRPHRPPFLLGNPPDFSRWDVLYFNSSAQGCEAWAQAAMPHCLVVAQLAKDERLRPCHVLITSKDDWQGRSDLSPWQYARQIAGESLQYFVMTDGANGAVAYSEEAEVVIPAVPAEVVDTTGAGDAFAAGLIHALISQSPIQTALEEGAKWAACAVSTSSSTPGEALKQQLSLSLSSGN from the coding sequence TTGGCGAATATCATGCTGGTCGCAAACCTCAATTGCGATCGTGTTCTGACGCTGGATAAGCCGCTGTCACCCGGCGGACGTCACCATTATCAGGACGGCGGTCGTCGTCTGGGCGGTGGTGGTGCGAATACCGGCCTGGGGTTGATCTGGGCCGGACATCAGGTGGCCTTGGTCAGTCAGGTCGGCAAAGACGACACGGCAGACTGGCTGCTTGCCGAAGCAAGTCTGCAAGGGCTCAATTGTAGCCTGTTACATCGTCACGATGTGGCAACCCCGGAGCTGTTGCTGGTGATGACTCCCGATGGTGAGCGAACCATTATCCGGCCGCACCGACCGCCGTTTCTTCTCGGCAATCCCCCTGATTTTTCCCGCTGGGATGTGCTTTATTTCAACTCTTCCGCCCAGGGCTGCGAAGCATGGGCTCAAGCAGCGATGCCGCATTGCCTGGTTGTGGCGCAACTGGCCAAAGATGAGCGGCTTCGCCCTTGTCATGTCCTCATTACCTCAAAAGATGACTGGCAGGGACGCTCTGATTTATCCCCGTGGCAATATGCCCGCCAGATTGCCGGTGAGAGCTTGCAATATTTCGTGATGACCGACGGTGCCAATGGGGCTGTGGCGTATAGCGAAGAAGCAGAAGTTGTGATTCCGGCGGTGCCTGCGGAAGTGGTCGATACCACCGGTGCCGGCGATGCGTTTGCAGCCGGTTTAATCCATGCCCTGATCAGCCAGAGTCCGATTCAGACCGCATTGGAAGAAGGGGCGAAATGGGCTGCTTGTGCGGTGAGCACATCGAGCTCGACGCCAGGAGAAGCACTCAAACAGCAACTCAGTCTGTCTTTGTCTTCGGGGAACTAA
- a CDS encoding GlxA family transcriptional regulator produces the protein MKVGFVLYDKALITGVSLAAEMLSSAASLRPRQLQREKPFDIQVIASTLTPPSVSAGLKLQPDTTFGSLQIFDIIILPPMWGNPIASLRHTPSIAPWLKRQYQQGAQLVATGTGVIWLAETGLLDDQVATTHWYYYDKFAERYPKIRLNRQASITAANGLFCTGSINSQTEMILYLITEHFGQKIAAIIETHYGHEISKSTQQPFYQIGGQLQFDESIALAQDWMKRHIAEPITAKVIAEQCGIPLRSFNRKFSDQVGQTPHQYLQKIRMESAQQLLRDFGMSTQDVAEQVGYKNAYHFSTRFQQQFGMTPSRYRRMVKAKIYNP, from the coding sequence ATGAAAGTTGGATTTGTGCTGTACGACAAAGCATTGATCACCGGTGTTTCACTGGCCGCCGAGATGCTCAGCAGTGCCGCGAGCCTTCGACCGCGTCAGCTTCAGCGGGAGAAGCCTTTCGACATTCAGGTGATTGCATCGACCCTGACGCCGCCATCCGTTTCTGCGGGGTTGAAACTGCAACCCGATACCACCTTTGGCAGCTTGCAAATCTTCGACATCATTATTCTGCCGCCGATGTGGGGAAACCCAATCGCTTCCCTGCGCCATACGCCGTCGATTGCCCCCTGGCTCAAACGCCAATACCAACAAGGGGCGCAACTCGTAGCCACCGGAACCGGCGTGATCTGGCTAGCCGAAACCGGACTACTGGATGATCAGGTCGCGACAACCCACTGGTACTACTACGACAAGTTTGCCGAGCGTTACCCGAAAATCCGCTTGAACCGACAAGCCTCGATTACTGCGGCAAACGGTCTGTTCTGTACCGGCAGTATCAACTCGCAAACCGAGATGATCCTCTATCTGATCACCGAGCATTTCGGGCAGAAAATTGCCGCCATTATCGAAACGCACTACGGTCATGAAATTTCGAAATCAACCCAGCAGCCGTTTTACCAGATTGGTGGCCAGCTTCAGTTTGATGAGTCGATCGCGTTGGCCCAGGACTGGATGAAGCGGCATATCGCCGAGCCCATCACAGCCAAAGTGATCGCCGAACAATGCGGGATCCCGCTCCGCAGTTTCAATCGGAAATTCAGTGATCAGGTCGGCCAAACGCCGCACCAATACCTGCAAAAAATTCGCATGGAATCAGCACAGCAACTGTTACGTGACTTCGGGATGTCGACCCAGGATGTGGCCGAGCAGGTCGGCTATAAGAATGCCTATCATTTTTCGACCCGGTTTCAGCAGCAATTCGGCATGACGCCCAGCCGGTACCGACGGATGGTGAAAGCAAAAATCTACAACCCCTGA